The Candidatus Poribacteria bacterium genome includes the window ATCTCTGTCTCAAATTCCCCAAACTCTTCAAATTTGTCGAATTCCATCGTGCTGCCGGTGCCACCATGCTCGAATTCAAGTTCCGATTCAAGTCGGATGGTATCGTTGATACGGTATTTCGGCGCGATGACGAAGCGTTCCACGTCAATAGCAGCGCGTCTATCTGGGTCAAGTTCCCAATTGAAATGGGAGTAGTTAATCACGCCGTATCCGGAGACCGAGAATGGATTTGGTTCAGCAATAACACTTACATTGAGTGAAATGAACATTCCACAAACCGCGAGAAATCTTATAGAATTTGCCAGTTGTTTCTTCATGAATATGATTTTTAAATATGATATTGAGACTCATTATCATATTTTTGGCTACTCAGTAGTCTGAATATTTATTGGAGATTGCGTTCTAAAAATTGATAACGAATCTCATTATCTTTTAATTATACCTACAATTCCCGTGAAAGTCAAAAAAATCTCGATAAATTCGCAAATATTTGCATGAATTGTGTTAATTATACCTACAATTCCCGAGAATGTCAAAAAAATATCATAATTTCTGAGTTAAATCATTGTTTTGCTGTTGATAGTATATTGGTTGCTGCAAGGTATAACGCTTGTTGTTCTCCTCGCAATTCGAGTTCAGTTGTTTTTGTTGGCGAGGTTTGTAACCTCGCCAGTTTCTGTTCTACTGTTTCTCCCAGATTTGCACGTTATGTCTCGGCAAATCGAACGGATATTCCCCGTACGCAAGCGTCGGTAATCCGTTATCGTCTACTGTGACGACAACATAGAGTCGGTGTGGAGAAACGCTTGTATCCACGCGCTCCAGGAACTGCCACTGGTCACCACTGGATGTAGTTACTTTTATCTTTGTCCAGAGGATACCTTCACCGTCTATATATGTTCCATCGGATATTTGAATGCTATGCGGATCGTCTGGTGGTAAGGTAAAACTCTCGCCTATCGTGGAGGTGGAATTTAAATGCGTGTGTGATACAAGTCCCGGGGACAGGCACCTCAACGCCGTTCTGATCGACAACCCAGACGTGATCGCGTTCTTGCATCGGAATGGAGGTATCTATCTCGGGAGTACCCGATTTTACGACTTGTTGAGTCTGATTGCAAGAAGAAAATCCGATGACAAATGCTGTAATAGTAAGTATAAATGCAAGTTTAGTGATGTGTCTGTTTATGATGTTCATAATGAAATCCTTTAAAAAATTTAGATTTTGTATATTTTATAGTAATTATAGAATATCTCAATCGGGCATTCAGGTCTCAGCACTTGGTACGGAAAGCATTGAAGGCAACCATCAACCGTTTTTTGCCTGCTAAGACACTCCAAGAACTGTGAGGCAGTAGGTTGTCGAGTGGATCCTTTTCGGGCAATAAATTGTCCCCACAATGCCCAAAACGTGGTTTCATAACCGACGGGTTGCGCCGTCTTAACATAGTCTGGTGGAAAGAGTCTAAGGTAGGCGGGTATGTTGTAGAGCCAAGATCCACCACGCACCGTTTCTACGTCGGGGTGATGTGTTTGAATGTGCCGAAACATCGCCGACAATTCCGATTTTCGGACGGTCGTTCTTGCCTTGCTCAAGGTGCCGTGTTCAGAGGTTTCACGATTTTCAAAGTGTAGTCGAAGTTTTTGTGTATTGCGCCATGGATAAACGTAGGAGAAACATCCAAAGAATTTACGATCGTTGGAAGGAGTTGTCTGCACAGCCAAACGCTGAAGATAGAAATCGTATGTCCACTCTTCCGGAGTATCGGACGGACGGAGTCCTTCGATGAATGCATCCCATAGTGGATTGGGAAGGTCATGGGAGACTCGCAAATTGAACAGAGTTCGCAAGATTGTGTAGTCTATTAACACGTCTTTTAAAGCCTGATGAGAGACTTCAGCAATTTTCTGGGCGAATCTGATTTGTAATATCAGAAAATCCTTGGTATATTTTATCAGGTTTCTACCTCGTTTATTTGTTTCTGGCTAACGTTTCAACCGACTGTCTTATCCTTTCGCTGATGTATGATGACACGATTGCCATCGGGATCTTCGATAATCGCCCAAAAGCATACAGCGGATTCACCTAACGGTGAGTGGATATGAATTCCAGATTGTTCTAATTCTTCTAAAGCAGCCTTCGCGTCCTTGACAGCAAGCGCGACCATTCCTCCACCGGGTTGTGTGAAACGGTCGCCCTGCCCTAATACCAACGTGCCGGGATTTATTTCGAATTCTGCCCATGTCCCTTCATGCACCAAACATGCCAGTGGAATCCCAAGCATATCGCGATAAAAGGTGAGCGATTTCTGCATATCGCTCACCGCAAAGAAAGTAAAGTCGATACCTAATACATTCACAACTGCAGTCTCCTCCACTCGCCCTACAATGGTGGTGTACTAAGCGGCAAGGGTTTGGATGGGATATTCGCTATCGTGTTCGGGTGCTGTCCAGAACGGATGCCAATCTCTGGCTCGATCCTTTCCGATGTAAAGCGTCTTTCCGATAACTGCCCACGCTGTTCCATTGGCTGCAAACGCGATATAGCCGGTGCTAATCCGATCAGTGAATTCTGCGAGCTGATCGTTGAGTTGCGTCCACGTCGCACCGCGATTCTCCGAACGACAGAGCCAAGCACCACCGCCTCTGGGTCCGTTCTGGACTGTGGCGATCAATAGGTCCGGGTTTGCTGGATGCACAGCAATAGCGGTGCCGTAGAGACGGGGTAAACCTTCGATCCGATTCTCCCAAGAGTGCCCACGGTCGGCACTGACATAAACACCGTTTTGCGTGTTCGCATAAACTCGATTATCGTCTGCAGGACACGTAGCGACTTGGTGTACATCTTTATGAAGTTCTGGCGTGACAGGTTCCCAAGAGATTCCTTCATCGTTGGAACGCATGATACTTCCGACGTGGATATCTGCGTAACAAAAGCCGTCTTGAGTTTTGGCAAAAGTCCGCACGGCTGGTGGTCCGCCCCACGGTGTATACCAATCTTTCCGACATTCTAATTCGTCAAACGCGACAATCCGTTCTGCTGGTCCTTCTTCTCCAACGAGGCGATAGACATAAGCACCCTCATCTGTTCCGATGAGTAGTGTTAACGGATCCTCGCGAACAACGAGCAATGAGGCGATTGGATCCTCTATACCTGTTGGGATTCGTTTCTCACCATCTTCCGATAAAACCAGTAGCGTTCCATCCGACAGGGTAGATACCACGGCTTTGCCGCTTGACAGTGAAACCATTGCACCATGAGGTGCCATTCCGCCGAGTCTGCCTTCATAGACGAGGGTGGGTTCACTATTTCCATCATCTCCAACGGCATAGATAGCGTTGTAAGTTGCGATAAACATTATGTATCTCCTTTGCGGTATTCTCCGACCTTATAACTGAACCTCATTTACCTTCAACTGTGTCAATCGAATTTATCGACAAGACGATAGTATTTCCACAGGTCAGCGTATTTTTGAATTTTACCATAATTTTTATGAATCTGGCAACACATCTGTAAATAATTCGCGATCGTTCAAAGGTTGCACAGGTCTGTTGTTGCCGTACAGAATCGTTTTGAACGCTGCGATTTGCGAGTGAGACATCTCAATTGGTGTTGTTAGCACAAACCATTTGACCCCTTCTGAGCAGGGCGGTGTTGTCAACGAACCGGTATAGCGATAGGTGTGCTTTGAACTCGGCAACAAATCGAGAATATTTAAGATGACATCTCCAATCTGTTCAGATTCACCCGGAACAGAGGGCAAATGCTGCCAAAAAGGAGCGAACGCTGTGTTGGTGCTCCCGTTCTCAATGAGGATGCCAATAACAGCCAACGTCCCGTCTTCGCTTTTATGGACGAGATGCATCTCCATGTCATAGGGGTATCCTGACACTGTATGTTCGCTCGGTGCGTGGAAGTGGAATTGTAGAAGATGGTATTTCATCCTGTCCACCTCAATCCAACTCCCCTCTGGATACACAATTTCGATTGTATTACCCGTATTGCGGATATTTAAAGATGTTGACTGGTAGTTAAAGGTAATAATCGGAAGTTTGGTTGGTGTCGGATTCACGATGTCAATCGGTGATTGGTGTGTTCCTGCACCGCAAAGCCGGTATTCTGGGTTGAGTCGCTCCCAAACGTCCGGTCCGTTCTCTGCTTCGTAGCCCCAGCATACCGTTTCAGTATGATGGGCAGTTTTCTTTGTTTTTTCGTGATAGTTCATAAAAATATAAGCGGATAATAAAAATACAGGTATGGTTGTCTGCTTTGCCTGTTTATTTATCAAGTCAGTTATCTCTATTTTCCTTTCTACTTTATGGTTACTCCAACCATAGTAGATATAAACGGTGCCCAAAACTCCTTGAATTAAGGTGCATCTTGTGGGAATAGCGAGAATACTATGGTATCTAAGACGTTTCCTCCGGTCGAAGAACTATCTCTTACCTTTTTCTTTTCAGATGGGTTGAGTTTTTCGGCAACTCGTGCGCTCGGAATATTGCCAATTGAAGTTACCACATCAATACGTTTGAGTCGAAGATGCTCGAATCCAAAGCGAACAAGAAGTTTGGAGGCAGCAGTTGCCACACCTTGCCGTGTTCGAGAGGTTCTGACCCAATACCCAAGGTTTGCTGTTTGGTCAACCCAATTGACTTGGTCCAAGCCACACCCACCCAGAACACTACCGGTTCCTACATCGGTAATGGCAAAGTGATATTCGCTTTGTTGTTCCCAGAGTTTTGGGACCGTTTTTTCAATCCACATCCGTGTTTCTTTGATTGAGTACTCTTGATGAAGCCACGGTAGATGACGCGATACCTCTGCAATTGACTCCCGCGCAGCCTCAAAACAAGCGTGAACGTCGCTGGGTTGGTAGGTCCGAATAGCGATTGTTCCATCGCTGAATTCTGTTGGAGTCTGCATAGTGACTGTCATCCGTGTAACCTTTTCGTTAGCAAGAGTAGGTTAGGTGAAAGTTTGACTATTAAAGGATGATCGTCTTTTCATCCATCGGTTAAATGCAAATCTGTAATTGCCGCGATGAATCGTTCGGCTACTGCTCGTGCGAGTCTGTTTTCTCGGTCATTTTCTGGATTTAACGAGGCTACCATAAGTACCGCTTGGACAAAATAACGCGACATAGCGATCCTATAGTCCTCCCAACACATATCAAAGGTGTATCCACTAACCCCTTTTTTCTTCAAGGTTTCATGGTAGATTTTTAAGAGTTGCTGTTCCGCCACCTGCCGTTCTGATGTAACTTGTAAGCACCCGCCAACAAACCAGGCCACATCCCAAACGCCCTCTCCGCGTGATATATCTTGCCAGTCAATCACAGCAAAACCTTGTTTTCCAAGAGAAGCACCAAAAAACGTGTTTTCCAAGCGAAAATCACCGTGAATCAAGGTTCTCGGTGGTTTCCCAAATTGGGACTTATCCGTTAATGTCTCAGGCAATTGTTCTCCAAAAGCCTTCGCTG containing:
- a CDS encoding VOC family protein: MNVLGIDFTFFAVSDMQKSLTFYRDMLGIPLACLVHEGTWAEFEINPGTLVLGQGDRFTQPGGGMVALAVKDAKAALEELEQSGIHIHSPLGESAVCFWAIIEDPDGNRVIIHQRKDKTVG
- a CDS encoding carbonic anhydrase family protein gives rise to the protein MNYHEKTKKTAHHTETVCWGYEAENGPDVWERLNPEYRLCGAGTHQSPIDIVNPTPTKLPIITFNYQSTSLNIRNTGNTIEIVYPEGSWIEVDRMKYHLLQFHFHAPSEHTVSGYPYDMEMHLVHKSEDGTLAVIGILIENGSTNTAFAPFWQHLPSVPGESEQIGDVILNILDLLPSSKHTYRYTGSLTTPPCSEGVKWFVLTTPIEMSHSQIAAFKTILYGNNRPVQPLNDRELFTDVLPDS
- a CDS encoding GNAT family N-acetyltransferase, with product MQTPTEFSDGTIAIRTYQPSDVHACFEAARESIAEVSRHLPWLHQEYSIKETRMWIEKTVPKLWEQQSEYHFAITDVGTGSVLGGCGLDQVNWVDQTANLGYWVRTSRTRQGVATAASKLLVRFGFEHLRLKRIDVVTSIGNIPSARVAEKLNPSEKKKVRDSSSTGGNVLDTIVFSLFPQDAP